One part of the Sphingobacterium sp. LZ7M1 genome encodes these proteins:
- a CDS encoding ABC transporter permease, whose protein sequence is MNTLQLVWKNISQQWGSTLLSIILTAFGVAILVSIYITSDTFEKQLDSNSKQVDLVVGAKGSPLQLILSALYHVDNPTGNIKLAEAEKLMDNPFIEKAVPISLGDNFKGHRIVGTDTSFMGLYELQLADGQLWNKSYEVVIGSETARKNKLKLGDKVHGAHGLAENAHVHEEHPFTVVGILKPSGSIVDNLLLTNLESVWDIHGIGHEEHDHEHDHVAEAHDHDHADHDHDDHGHEHTATETHQHDDHAHDHADHEHEEIVAEKPSPLAQATPDSLVTERPRSDVFVKSIADDIVQDKGLEITALLVKFSSPAAIGVVPKLVNQSTSMQAASPALETARLFSLMGVGIDSLEILAYVIMIIAGLSVFISLYNALKDRKYDLAIMRTLGASKIKLFTMLIVEGLVITFIGGIVGLFIGHIGLYLISTQTSQSADFIQAFQIYSKEWLILLTACLIGVIASLIPAVKAYNTTISTILGNK, encoded by the coding sequence ATGAATACATTACAATTAGTCTGGAAAAACATATCACAACAATGGGGCTCCACGCTGTTAAGTATCATCCTAACCGCATTCGGAGTAGCTATCTTGGTGAGTATCTATATTACCAGTGACACTTTTGAAAAACAACTGGACAGCAATAGCAAACAGGTTGACCTCGTTGTTGGTGCAAAAGGGAGCCCGTTACAATTGATCCTCAGCGCACTGTACCATGTGGACAACCCTACCGGGAACATTAAACTGGCAGAAGCTGAAAAGCTGATGGATAACCCTTTCATTGAAAAAGCTGTACCCATTTCACTGGGAGATAACTTCAAAGGCCACCGTATCGTTGGTACTGACACCAGCTTTATGGGCTTATATGAACTTCAATTGGCCGATGGTCAATTATGGAACAAAAGCTATGAGGTAGTCATAGGCAGTGAAACTGCCCGTAAAAACAAATTGAAATTAGGGGATAAAGTACACGGCGCACATGGTCTGGCCGAAAATGCCCATGTCCACGAAGAACATCCCTTTACAGTTGTCGGAATCCTGAAACCGTCGGGTTCTATCGTAGACAACCTGCTATTGACCAATTTAGAAAGTGTCTGGGATATCCATGGCATCGGTCACGAAGAACATGACCATGAGCACGATCATGTTGCAGAAGCCCACGATCACGACCATGCAGACCATGACCATGACGATCACGGGCATGAACATACAGCTACAGAGACCCATCAACATGATGACCATGCACACGACCATGCAGATCACGAACATGAAGAGATCGTAGCGGAAAAACCTAGCCCCCTTGCTCAAGCAACTCCGGATAGCCTAGTGACAGAACGCCCTAGGTCGGATGTATTCGTAAAGAGCATCGCTGATGATATCGTTCAGGACAAAGGATTGGAGATAACGGCCCTATTGGTCAAATTCAGCTCACCTGCTGCCATTGGTGTGGTCCCTAAGTTGGTCAACCAATCCACAAGCATGCAGGCAGCATCCCCAGCATTGGAAACAGCAAGATTGTTTTCTCTAATGGGTGTAGGCATCGATTCCCTTGAAATCTTGGCCTATGTCATCATGATCATCGCCGGACTGAGCGTATTTATCAGTCTTTATAATGCGCTTAAAGACAGAAAATATGACCTTGCCATCATGAGAACCTTAGGGGCAAGTAAGATTAAACTATTCACCATGTTGATTGTCGAAGGATTGGTAATAACCTTCATTGGCGGTATTGTCGGATTGTTCATTGGTCATATCGGCCTGTACCTGATCAGTACCCAGACCAGTCAGAGTGCAGACTTTATCCAGGCATTCCAGATATATAGTAAAGAATGGTTAATTTTGCTTACGGCTTGTTTAATTGGGGTGATCGCATCCCTTATTCCAGCAGTTAAAGCATACAACACAACAATTTCTACCATTTTAGGTAATAAGTAA
- a CDS encoding ABC transporter ATP-binding protein → MSDFVLKTSNLSYQYPKGPKLSFQDLLLADQQHTLVLGDSGSGKSTLLNLIAGFSSPTTGEVIINGQNLYQLSGSDLDKFRAQNLGFIFQEAHLLKNLSVTENIKLAQSLAGLAVDEQAIKSLLEKLQLGGFGNRRPNELSRGQVQRVAIARALINKPSLLIADEPTAALDDKNTFLVVELIKGLAKEQGSTLLISTHDKRLKDEFTNNYILAAQ, encoded by the coding sequence ATGAGCGATTTTGTATTAAAAACCTCCAATTTATCTTATCAATACCCTAAAGGTCCCAAACTTTCTTTCCAAGATCTGCTGCTGGCCGATCAGCAACACACCTTGGTCTTAGGGGACTCAGGATCCGGAAAATCAACGCTATTGAACCTCATTGCAGGTTTTTCTTCTCCAACTACGGGAGAGGTCATCATCAATGGCCAAAATCTCTATCAACTTTCAGGAAGTGATCTGGATAAATTCAGGGCGCAAAACCTGGGATTTATTTTTCAGGAAGCTCATCTGCTCAAAAATCTCTCTGTAACAGAAAATATCAAACTGGCCCAAAGCCTTGCCGGACTTGCCGTGGATGAACAGGCCATTAAATCGCTATTGGAAAAACTGCAACTTGGCGGTTTTGGAAACAGGAGACCCAATGAGCTGAGCCGTGGTCAGGTACAGCGTGTTGCGATCGCCAGGGCGTTGATCAACAAGCCTTCGCTCCTGATCGCTGACGAACCTACCGCAGCCCTAGATGACAAGAATACCTTTCTGGTGGTGGAACTCATCAAGGGACTGGCCAAAGAACAAGGAAGCACCCTTTTGATCTCTACCCATGACAAAAGGTTAAAAGATGAATTTACTAACAACTATATACTAGCTGCGCAATAA
- a CDS encoding TonB-dependent receptor, producing the protein MNCIKRVFLLLVVCFGVMMSYAQQAPFGVKGTVVDVESYQPLAGVTVTIANSQLGTTTNDKGEFFIPLPSDKSAEYLIRATLMGYDAQEMNFTLQSSDTEFVSFALKNADAVIEEVVVTRRREKFTELALLEERKKSNLMVESIGAQELSRKGVSDARAALTKMAGVSRQEGVKNVFVRGLGDRYNSSSLNGLPLPSEDPLNKNISLDFFSSDVIQSINVNKTFNSNIAGDVTGANVDIFTKEATGNSFEINVGGGVNSQTVGADNFRRIDGTNWFGSLPGGSKPKMTSFDTYNFGNSWNPNPQGSLFNSNFKLLGNKRVLIGNNPLSIFFTASMDSKYRYANGKIQQSDDQGRLILNQDFVRNEYTVSQTGMLNLRYTWGNSNVSFNSLYIHDQRQDLSDFHGFEENVGDAKTDVVDMRRQQVNDNHVFVNQLLSKLFLNEKWSADLGLAMNNVIGNEPDRRINRAVTKEATGTNLSRNSAGENERYFGDMDETGYIGKAILNYNLDNESGLERKISFGYTGNFVNRNFNWWEFNHQLRAVAAPPLDLNNIEAIIGAEGYRKYFDLVTNRGGDGDVSNLNPFYYKGSRRTQSGIASAIYQFTPEFTAVLGLRLDNVFQSVSYQTNLPDYSTSNYNKINKNYFLPSLNLKYSLTENMFLRASGSKTYTVPQFIELAPVRYRGNNNFTQGNPALNPSESINADFKWEFYPSNSELVSLGLFYKNIKNPIAKVESGSSGSTLSFYNIGKDAVVFGAELELKKDLIKTSGANGENVLSGGLNVSYLHSDQKLSLEGRSFNKESDQMEGASPLLVNADLTYKLAFANVDLTPSVVFNYFSDRIFSYGTSGYKNIMEKGIPSLDFVTQAMIKKRIGVNLKIENILNPNRELSREIGGDSPKVLIEQYKRGVDFNLGISYKF; encoded by the coding sequence ATGAATTGTATTAAACGAGTATTTTTATTGTTGGTTGTTTGCTTCGGCGTGATGATGAGCTATGCCCAGCAAGCACCATTTGGAGTAAAAGGGACGGTTGTGGACGTGGAGTCCTACCAACCTTTGGCAGGTGTTACAGTAACAATTGCGAACTCCCAGTTGGGCACAACAACGAATGACAAAGGTGAATTCTTTATCCCCTTACCTAGCGATAAATCCGCAGAATATCTGATTCGTGCGACTCTAATGGGGTACGACGCCCAAGAAATGAACTTTACGCTACAGTCTAGCGACACTGAGTTTGTGTCCTTTGCGCTGAAAAATGCAGATGCGGTGATCGAAGAAGTGGTGGTGACCAGACGCCGTGAAAAATTTACAGAATTAGCCTTATTGGAAGAAAGAAAGAAATCCAACCTGATGGTAGAATCCATCGGTGCACAGGAGCTATCTAGAAAAGGGGTTAGCGATGCAAGAGCAGCATTGACTAAAATGGCGGGTGTATCGAGACAAGAAGGTGTAAAGAACGTATTTGTACGCGGGTTGGGCGACCGTTACAACTCTTCTTCCCTAAACGGATTGCCATTACCTTCGGAAGATCCATTGAATAAAAATATCTCTTTAGATTTCTTCAGTTCAGATGTGATCCAAAGCATTAATGTAAACAAGACTTTCAACTCGAATATTGCTGGAGATGTGACTGGTGCAAACGTTGATATCTTTACAAAGGAAGCTACCGGAAACAGTTTTGAAATCAATGTTGGCGGAGGAGTTAACTCGCAAACGGTTGGTGCAGATAATTTCAGGAGAATTGACGGAACAAATTGGTTTGGAAGCCTTCCTGGCGGTTCAAAACCAAAAATGACCAGTTTTGATACCTATAATTTTGGTAATAGCTGGAATCCTAATCCTCAAGGATCTCTTTTCAATTCAAACTTCAAATTGTTGGGAAATAAAAGGGTATTGATTGGAAACAATCCATTGAGCATTTTCTTCACAGCCAGTATGGATTCCAAATACCGTTATGCAAATGGAAAGATCCAGCAGTCTGATGACCAAGGTCGTTTGATCTTGAACCAAGATTTCGTGAGAAATGAATATACCGTTTCCCAAACCGGTATGTTGAACCTAAGGTACACTTGGGGAAATAGCAATGTGAGCTTTAACTCCCTGTATATCCATGACCAAAGACAGGACTTAAGTGATTTCCATGGATTTGAGGAGAATGTGGGTGATGCCAAGACTGACGTAGTTGACATGAGAAGACAACAGGTGAATGATAACCATGTTTTTGTCAATCAATTATTGTCCAAACTATTCTTGAATGAAAAATGGTCTGCAGATTTAGGTTTGGCCATGAATAATGTGATCGGCAATGAGCCAGATCGTAGAATTAACAGAGCGGTAACCAAGGAAGCCACAGGTACTAACCTTTCCAGAAACAGTGCTGGAGAGAATGAAAGATACTTTGGGGACATGGATGAAACCGGTTATATAGGAAAAGCGATCCTGAACTATAACCTGGATAACGAATCAGGGCTGGAAAGAAAGATCTCCTTCGGTTATACCGGGAACTTTGTGAACAGAAATTTCAATTGGTGGGAATTCAACCATCAATTAAGAGCCGTTGCTGCGCCTCCATTAGATTTAAACAATATCGAGGCTATCATTGGTGCTGAAGGTTACAGAAAGTATTTTGATTTGGTAACCAATAGAGGTGGAGATGGAGATGTAAGCAACTTGAACCCTTTCTACTATAAAGGTAGCAGAAGGACCCAAAGTGGTATTGCTTCAGCAATCTACCAGTTTACCCCTGAATTTACAGCGGTATTGGGCTTGCGTTTGGACAATGTATTCCAATCTGTAAGTTATCAAACCAACCTACCGGATTATTCAACTTCTAACTATAATAAAATCAACAAGAACTATTTCTTGCCAAGTTTGAATTTGAAATATTCCTTGACAGAAAATATGTTCTTGAGAGCTTCAGGTTCCAAAACCTATACCGTTCCCCAGTTTATTGAGTTAGCGCCGGTAAGATATAGAGGTAATAACAACTTCACCCAAGGTAACCCGGCATTGAATCCATCGGAGAGCATCAATGCAGATTTCAAATGGGAGTTTTATCCTAGCAATTCAGAATTGGTATCCCTTGGTCTATTCTACAAGAATATCAAAAACCCAATTGCGAAGGTTGAATCTGGTTCATCAGGAAGTACATTGAGTTTCTATAACATCGGTAAGGATGCGGTCGTATTCGGTGCGGAATTGGAATTGAAGAAAGATTTGATCAAAACTTCAGGTGCCAACGGAGAAAACGTATTGTCAGGAGGCTTGAATGTTTCTTATCTGCATTCGGACCAGAAGTTGAGTCTGGAAGGAAGATCCTTCAATAAAGAGTCTGACCAAATGGAAGGAGCATCTCCATTGCTAGTTAACGCAGACTTAACCTATAAATTAGCTTTTGCTAACGTGGATTTGACGCCTTCTGTTGTATTCAACTATTTCTCGGATCGTATTTTCTCCTATGGTACATCAGGGTACAAGAACATCATGGAGAAAGGTATTCCATCTTTAGATTTTGTTACTCAGGCGATGATTAAGAAGCGTATTGGCGTTAATTTAAAGATTGAGAACATCTTGAACCCGAACAGGGAATTGTCGCGTGAGATTGGTGGGGACTCGCCAAAAGTGCTGATTGAGCAGTACAAAAGAGGGGTAGATTTTAACCTAGGAATTTCTTATAAGTTTTAA
- a CDS encoding nucleoside permease — protein sequence MSIKLRLTIMNFLQFFVWGAWLITIANYWFGTKNWGGTEFGAIFSTMGIASLFMPTLMGIIADRWVNAEKLYVALHLLYAACLIYLAQVQDPGSFFTVMLLSMCCYMPTLALSNSIAYTALNQGNYDLIKAFPPIRVWGTVGFIAAMWMTNLSGSKATEGQFYIAAGGSILLGLYSLIYLPKCPPQRHIQENASFSQIMGLEAFKLFGNFKMAMFFIFSMFLGAALQLTNAYGDVFLDEFKFYPKYVDSFVVKYSTIIMSISQISETLFILAIPFFLKRFGIKQVMLIAMVAWVLRFGLFAYGNPSTGLWMIIMSCVVYGMAFDFFNISGSLFVETNTNNKIRSSAQGLFMMMTNGFGAVFGSWVSGWIIDRFYTLSFNDSASLASFLDTTADNGSLQKFISSRGVNVSNGIFDQVIHLKDWHHIWIAFALYTLVIAILFAILFRHKHEVK from the coding sequence ATGTCTATTAAACTGAGGTTAACGATCATGAACTTCCTGCAATTCTTCGTCTGGGGAGCATGGTTGATTACTATAGCAAACTATTGGTTTGGGACTAAAAACTGGGGTGGTACCGAATTCGGAGCCATTTTCTCAACCATGGGCATTGCATCTTTATTTATGCCTACTCTGATGGGTATCATTGCCGACCGCTGGGTCAATGCCGAAAAACTTTATGTAGCCTTACACTTGCTTTACGCAGCCTGTCTGATCTATCTTGCCCAAGTGCAGGACCCTGGATCATTCTTTACGGTCATGTTGCTCAGTATGTGCTGCTACATGCCTACTTTAGCCCTGTCCAACTCCATTGCCTATACAGCACTCAACCAAGGCAATTACGACCTGATCAAGGCCTTCCCTCCCATCCGCGTATGGGGAACGGTTGGTTTTATCGCGGCCATGTGGATGACAAACCTGAGTGGAAGTAAAGCAACAGAGGGGCAATTCTATATTGCTGCCGGAGGTTCCATCCTATTAGGGCTCTATTCCTTGATCTACCTACCTAAGTGTCCACCGCAAAGACATATACAAGAAAATGCAAGCTTTTCCCAGATCATGGGACTCGAGGCTTTCAAGCTCTTCGGAAACTTTAAGATGGCCATGTTCTTTATCTTCTCCATGTTCTTGGGTGCAGCCTTACAACTGACCAATGCATATGGCGATGTGTTCTTGGATGAATTCAAGTTCTATCCAAAATATGTAGATTCCTTTGTGGTGAAGTATTCCACCATTATCATGTCGATATCGCAGATCTCTGAAACCTTGTTTATCCTTGCCATTCCATTTTTCCTCAAAAGGTTTGGTATCAAACAGGTCATGTTGATCGCCATGGTGGCTTGGGTGCTACGTTTTGGACTATTCGCCTATGGAAACCCTTCCACTGGCCTATGGATGATCATTATGTCCTGTGTAGTCTATGGAATGGCCTTTGACTTTTTCAATATTTCAGGTTCCCTATTCGTGGAGACCAATACCAATAACAAGATCCGTTCATCAGCACAAGGATTGTTCATGATGATGACCAACGGATTTGGAGCCGTATTTGGCTCTTGGGTGTCCGGATGGATCATTGATAGGTTCTACACCCTTTCGTTCAACGACAGCGCTTCTTTAGCCTCTTTCTTGGACACCACAGCCGACAATGGTTCCCTGCAAAAATTCATCAGCTCCAGAGGGGTGAATGTCAGCAATGGAATCTTTGATCAGGTCATTCACTTAAAGGACTGGCACCATATATGGATCGCCTTTGCCCTATATACCTTGGTAATAGCCATACTCTTTGCCATTTTGTTCAGACACAAACATGAGGTGAAGTAG
- a CDS encoding bifunctional nuclease family protein: MKKIKLDIVGLSYSQTQSGAYALVLGEVGGNRRLPVIIGGFEAQSIAVEIEKMTPSRPLTHDLFKSFAETFKIKLEEVLIYNLVDGIFFAKLICTDGEQTSEIDARTSDAVALAVRFECPIYTYDFIMNTAGIVIEGNDFAFLENIENVGNYKQSDTPTEEKEKEQESVEKEPAKNKPSPYASLTLEQLEKTLEKAIENEQYETAAKIRDEIEKRKS, from the coding sequence ATGAAGAAAATCAAGTTAGATATTGTAGGCTTATCTTATAGCCAGACCCAGTCTGGAGCGTATGCCCTGGTTCTGGGAGAGGTAGGAGGTAACCGAAGACTACCTGTCATCATTGGCGGCTTTGAGGCGCAATCCATTGCCGTTGAAATTGAAAAAATGACCCCAAGCAGGCCCCTAACCCATGATCTATTCAAATCTTTCGCGGAAACCTTTAAGATAAAATTAGAAGAAGTCCTGATCTACAACCTGGTTGATGGGATCTTCTTTGCCAAATTGATCTGTACGGATGGAGAGCAGACTTCTGAAATCGATGCCCGTACTTCGGATGCCGTCGCACTTGCTGTACGCTTCGAATGTCCGATCTATACCTATGATTTTATCATGAATACAGCCGGAATCGTGATCGAAGGAAATGACTTTGCCTTTCTGGAAAACATCGAAAACGTAGGAAACTATAAACAATCGGACACTCCAACCGAGGAAAAAGAAAAAGAACAGGAAAGCGTTGAAAAAGAACCAGCAAAAAACAAACCATCACCTTACGCTTCCCTAACGCTGGAACAACTTGAAAAAACCCTGGAAAAAGCTATCGAAAACGAACAGTATGAGACGGCTGCCAAAATCAGGGACGAAATAGAAAAACGAAAATCTTAA
- a CDS encoding electron transfer flavoprotein subunit alpha/FixB family protein gives MAILVYIENTEGTLKKSAFEVASYAKAIADQLGDTVTALSIGNVDRSELEKLGKYGVSKVLDANQDKLKNFVNKAYASIIASAAKQENAKVVVLSNSFSGKGLGPRVAAKLDAGFADGAINLPTFNGEQMEVKKTAFSNKAFATEVISSAVKVIAVNPNAFDLKETGGSAEIVDFTPDLNDQDFNVMVKEIVRATDKISLPEAEIVVSAGRGMKGPENWGMIEELANVLGAATACSKPVSDAGWRPHSEHVGQTGIVVSPNLYIAIGISGAIQHLAGVSSSKNIVVINKDPEAPFFKVADYGIVGDAFEIVPKLTEAIKNLKNN, from the coding sequence ATGGCAATTTTAGTATATATAGAAAATACAGAAGGTACATTAAAGAAGTCGGCATTTGAGGTCGCTTCTTATGCCAAAGCTATTGCTGACCAATTAGGCGATACTGTAACCGCCCTTTCCATTGGGAATGTGGACAGGTCAGAATTAGAAAAATTGGGCAAATACGGCGTATCCAAAGTTTTGGATGCCAACCAAGACAAGTTGAAGAACTTTGTGAACAAAGCATACGCATCCATTATAGCATCTGCTGCAAAGCAGGAAAATGCGAAGGTTGTTGTCCTTTCCAATTCATTTAGTGGAAAAGGATTGGGGCCGAGGGTTGCCGCTAAACTAGATGCAGGTTTTGCTGATGGTGCGATCAACCTTCCTACCTTCAATGGAGAACAAATGGAAGTTAAAAAGACTGCATTCTCCAACAAAGCCTTTGCAACCGAAGTGATCAGCTCAGCGGTCAAGGTGATTGCCGTCAACCCAAATGCTTTCGATTTGAAAGAAACAGGAGGCTCAGCAGAGATCGTAGACTTTACACCTGATCTGAACGACCAAGATTTTAATGTTATGGTCAAAGAGATTGTCCGAGCAACGGATAAAATCTCCCTTCCGGAAGCAGAAATCGTGGTTTCCGCAGGCCGTGGTATGAAAGGACCAGAAAACTGGGGAATGATCGAGGAATTAGCCAATGTGCTTGGTGCTGCAACAGCCTGTTCAAAACCTGTTTCCGATGCCGGTTGGAGACCCCATTCAGAACACGTAGGACAAACAGGTATTGTGGTCAGCCCGAATCTCTATATCGCTATCGGTATTTCTGGAGCTATCCAGCATTTAGCGGGAGTAAGCTCATCAAAAAACATTGTTGTCATCAACAAAGACCCAGAAGCACCGTTCTTTAAAGTGGCGGATTATGGAATCGTAGGAGACGCCTTCGAAATCGTTCCAAAGCTGACGGAAGCTATCAAAAACTTAAAAAACAACTAG
- a CDS encoding electron transfer flavoprotein subunit beta/FixA family protein translates to MRILVCISNVPDTTSKITFSNDNTVFNSNGIQYIINPYDEIALSRAVELAEGGKGTVTVINVGDASTEPTIRKALAIGADDAVRVNSQPRDAWFVANQIANYAKEQNFDLILTGRESIDYNGAQVAALLGELLNLPSVSIAKKLDIQDNNATIDREIEGGKEVLTVSLPVVVGTAEGVAEPKIPNMRGIMGARTKPLQVVEPIAVNELSNIAKFESPAPRGAVKLVEDVDQLVQLLRSEAKVI, encoded by the coding sequence ATGAGAATATTAGTATGTATAAGTAATGTCCCTGACACCACTTCAAAAATAACATTCAGCAACGATAATACGGTTTTTAACAGCAATGGTATTCAGTATATCATTAATCCATATGATGAGATTGCATTATCTAGAGCAGTTGAATTGGCGGAAGGTGGCAAAGGTACGGTCACTGTAATCAATGTTGGTGATGCTAGCACAGAACCTACCATCAGAAAGGCATTGGCAATTGGTGCGGATGATGCAGTTCGCGTAAATTCTCAACCTAGAGACGCTTGGTTTGTAGCCAATCAGATTGCCAACTACGCAAAAGAACAAAACTTTGACCTGATCTTAACGGGTCGTGAGTCCATAGACTATAACGGCGCACAAGTTGCTGCCCTATTAGGCGAGCTATTGAACCTACCTTCGGTTTCCATTGCAAAGAAATTAGATATCCAAGATAACAATGCGACTATTGACCGTGAAATTGAAGGCGGTAAAGAAGTATTGACCGTTTCACTACCGGTGGTGGTCGGTACTGCTGAAGGAGTTGCAGAACCAAAGATCCCGAATATGCGCGGCATTATGGGAGCAAGGACCAAACCTCTTCAAGTTGTGGAACCAATAGCAGTAAATGAATTGTCCAATATCGCGAAATTCGAATCACCTGCTCCAAGGGGCGCTGTGAAACTGGTAGAAGATGTGGACCAATTGGTTCAGTTACTTCGTTCCGAAGCAAAAGTTATTTAA
- a CDS encoding tetratricopeptide repeat protein: MESRLAQLQNFLRESPNDPFLKYALTMEFVKLGDKQSARNGFEDLVHSHADYVGTYYHFGKFLEGEGEKDSALEIYEKGVLVAQQKRNFHALNELKNAMLMANGLLDEDD; encoded by the coding sequence ATGGAAAGCAGATTAGCACAGTTACAGAATTTTTTAAGAGAAAGCCCAAACGATCCTTTTTTAAAGTATGCCCTGACCATGGAGTTTGTTAAGTTGGGAGATAAACAAAGTGCAAGAAATGGATTTGAAGACCTTGTACATTCCCACGCTGATTATGTAGGTACCTATTATCATTTTGGAAAGTTTTTGGAAGGCGAGGGGGAGAAGGACTCGGCACTTGAAATTTATGAAAAGGGAGTTCTGGTTGCTCAGCAAAAAAGAAATTTTCATGCGCTTAATGAACTGAAAAATGCCATGCTTATGGCTAATGGGCTGCTCGATGAAGACGATTAA
- a CDS encoding copper resistance protein NlpE, whose product MRVLTLSLIGLIMLIFGFSCINNKSNVNQLVAAEDNAVKGLAIVGTYEGKLPCADCTTIATVLSLDKNKNYSMRYEYVGKSAEVFESTGKWKVDQDILSLENVDYSFKISKDQLNQLDLSGKEIKGDLAEKYVLQKIK is encoded by the coding sequence ATGCGAGTATTAACACTGTCATTAATCGGATTGATCATGCTGATCTTTGGATTTAGTTGTATTAACAACAAATCCAACGTCAATCAGCTTGTTGCTGCCGAAGATAATGCAGTGAAAGGTTTGGCAATCGTTGGTACCTATGAGGGTAAATTACCTTGTGCAGATTGTACTACAATTGCAACAGTACTTAGCTTAGATAAGAATAAAAATTACTCCATGCGGTATGAATATGTCGGCAAAAGTGCTGAGGTATTTGAAAGTACCGGAAAATGGAAGGTTGACCAGGATATTTTGAGTTTAGAGAATGTAGATTATAGCTTTAAGATATCTAAGGACCAACTCAATCAATTAGATCTCTCTGGCAAGGAAATAAAAGGCGATCTTGCCGAAAAATATGTCCTTCAAAAAATAAAATAA
- a CDS encoding cysteine desulfurase family protein, giving the protein MQVYFDNAATTALDKEVIEVMVQMLNENFGNPSSIHAHGREMKTIVEKARRTVAKLLNASPSEIFFTSGGTEADNMAIVRAIEAYNITHAISSPIEHHAVLHTLEELEKAGKIHLDLLGVDEKGNVDLGQLEELLSKNPKTFVSLMHANNELGNLTDLKKVSELCEQFDAIFHSDTVQTMGHYAHDLADLKIDFITGAAHKFHGPKGVGFLYINARNKIKPLIYGGAQERNMRGGTENVYGIVGLAKALEIAYAEMNEHQTYIQSLKDYMKAELIKAVPDVRFNGEVDSDKSLYTVLNVSLPCTNMGDMLLFNLDIKGVSASGGSACSSGSEIGSHVLQGIGADGTRPSVRFSFSKYNTKEEIDFVVATVKEICNHK; this is encoded by the coding sequence ATGCAAGTTTATTTTGATAATGCCGCCACCACTGCCTTAGATAAAGAAGTTATCGAGGTAATGGTTCAGATGTTGAACGAGAATTTTGGAAATCCATCGTCCATCCATGCACATGGCCGAGAAATGAAGACCATTGTTGAAAAAGCAAGAAGAACAGTCGCTAAATTATTGAATGCATCACCTTCCGAGATATTCTTTACCTCCGGAGGAACTGAAGCAGACAACATGGCTATCGTTCGTGCTATTGAAGCTTATAATATTACCCACGCAATCAGTTCACCAATTGAGCACCATGCTGTACTACACACGTTGGAAGAACTGGAAAAAGCTGGAAAAATTCATTTAGATCTTTTAGGCGTTGATGAAAAAGGAAATGTTGATCTTGGTCAACTAGAGGAGCTTTTGTCTAAAAACCCAAAGACCTTTGTTTCCTTGATGCATGCCAATAATGAATTAGGCAACTTAACTGACCTTAAAAAGGTTAGTGAGCTATGTGAGCAATTTGATGCCATCTTCCATTCAGACACCGTTCAGACGATGGGACATTATGCACATGACTTAGCAGACCTAAAAATCGACTTTATTACAGGTGCAGCTCATAAATTCCATGGACCTAAAGGTGTTGGATTCTTATATATCAATGCCCGCAATAAGATCAAACCGCTTATCTACGGAGGTGCTCAAGAGAGAAACATGCGCGGGGGCACAGAAAACGTTTATGGAATCGTGGGATTGGCAAAAGCATTGGAAATCGCTTATGCTGAAATGAACGAACACCAAACTTATATACAGTCCCTAAAGGATTATATGAAAGCTGAGTTGATCAAAGCCGTTCCAGATGTAAGATTCAATGGCGAGGTTGATTCAGATAAATCGTTGTACACTGTACTGAACGTATCCTTACCATGCACTAACATGGGCGACATGCTATTGTTCAACCTAGATATCAAGGGCGTTTCTGCATCAGGCGGAAGTGCTTGTAGTTCAGGTTCCGAAATAGGCTCGCACGTCCTTCAGGGAATTGGAGCTGATGGTACCAGACCATCTGTGAGGTTCTCTTTCAGCAAGTACAATACAAAAGAAGAAATAGACTTCGTGGTAGCAACAGTAAAAGAAATCTGTAACCATAAATAG